The following are encoded in a window of Penaeus vannamei isolate JL-2024 chromosome 17, ASM4276789v1, whole genome shotgun sequence genomic DNA:
- the LOC113827012 gene encoding NPC intracellular cholesterol transporter 2, with the protein MIYQAILLYILGITSATIVQDCGSVGTIVTVVIEDCELPPCLVTRPNNYDVNITFTPANEVTGLRTEIDAYIGGIHFPWPGPGGCNLIVEGSCPLQTSGQYKYHAAMPVLAEYPALSAVVSWIVIDQDGRQQVCVAFPITIV; encoded by the exons ATGATATACCAAGCCATTCTGTTGTATATTCTTGGCATTACGTCGGCAACAATAGTACAAGATTGTG GTTCGGTGGGCACTATAGTGACCGTCGTGATCGAAGACTGCGAGCTCCCGCCGTGCTTGGTCACAAGGCCCAACAACTATGACGTAAACATAACGTTCACACCAG CTAACGAGGTGACTGGACTCAGGACCGAGATCGACGCGTACATCGGCGGCATACATTTCCCTTGGCCTGGACCCGGGGGCTGCAACCTTATTGTGGAGGGCAGCTGTCCTCTTCAAACAAGTGGACAGTATAAATACCACGCCGCAATGCCCGTCCTTGCCGAATACCCTGCG CTGTCGGCGGTGGTGTCGTGGATTGTGATCGACCAGGACGGGCGCCAGCAGGTCTGCGTCGCCTTTCCCATCACTATCGTGTGA